The Sandaracinus amylolyticus genomic interval GCGGCATCGCGTAGGTGCCGATCACGTTCTCGATGGTCTTGTCGGCGGTCTCGGGATCGAGGCCACCCTGCTCGAGCGCGCGATCGAGCGCGCCGGGCGGCAGCCCGAGCGATGCCTCGGCGAGGCGGCGACGCTCGATCAGCGTGAGCTTGTAGAAGCCGGGCAAGCGCGAGGTGACCATCGAGTGCTCCGATCGCTCAAGAGGACAAAGGCTCGTCGACGTGCACACCGTCGTCGCCGAGCCGGAGGGGGAGTAGGGTCAAGCCGGCGATTCGACACGCGTCGCCGAGCTCGGCGATCGCGGACTCGGAAGGAAGGAACGCGATGGCGACGTCGCCACCGCCGGCGCCCGAAGGCTTCGCGGAGCCGCCGATCGAGCGCGCGATCGTCGCGGCCTTGGTGAGCTCGGGCGTGACGATCGGGGCACCGGCGGTCTCGCCGAGGAGCTGCATCGCGTCGTGATGCGCGGCGGCGGCGTCGATCGCGCTGCGCGCGTCGCCTCGCTCGATCGCGGCGAGCAACGTGGCTGCCGCTTCGCGGAGCGGTGTGATCGCGCGCTGGTACGCGGTGGCATCGCGCGACGCGAGGGACTTCACCTTCGCGACGAGGTCGCTGGTGCGCGCGGGGGTGCCGGTCCAGACGAGCGCGAGGTGGAGCGACGCGGGCCAGTCGATGCGCGCGGCGTCGAGATGCTCGCCTTCGCGGCGCACGCGCACGAACCCGCCGAGCGTGGAGGCGGCGACGTCGGCGCCGCTGCCCTCGGGCGCGACCGCGCGGTGGCCGTCGAGCGCGATCGGGAGGAGGCGTGCGCGGACGGAGGGATCGGAGACGTCGAGACCATTCGCTGCCGCGACCGCTGCGACGGTGCCCGCGGCGGCCGCGGCGGAGGAGCCGAGGCCGAGCTTGCGGCTTCCCTCCCGGAGCGCGGTCGTGTCGATGGCGAGGTCCATGTCGCGGGTGAGCGGGCCGAAGACGGACTCGGCGCACGTGCGAGCTAGCAGAGCTTCCGGCGGGAGCGGCTGTGCGTCGGGCGAGCGGCCGGGATCCGGCGGTGAGCCGTCGCTCGTGCGGGTCGGGCGGGCCGCGAGCGTCACCCGGGCGCGGGCAGGCGCCGCCGCGACGAGCGCAGGCGCGCCCTCGAGGACGACGTACTCGCCCGAGATCATGACCTTTCCCGGCGCAGAGACGCGCACCACGCAGACCCTCCCTAAAGGGGAAAAATTGCCACGGCGCGTGCCCGCTCCGCGTCGGGGAAAACCCCTCTGCCCCCAGCCCGTCGGCGGGCGCGCGCAATCCTAGCGCCCGTGTAAAGACCCCCGACCGCCCGGAGGTAGAGGTGTCCGTCAGCAGCGCAGATCGAGTGACCTAGCGGAACGACGAGGTCGGCGAGACCGACCGACGTTGAGCTCATCCGGAGCACCTGATGACACCGTCGGTGGACGTGAACCGACCGTGGTTGAGCTCTCATACCCGCGAACAAGGACGAAAAACCGACCGACGTTGAGTTTTTCGTCCAAGAACGAGGTCAAAAACCAACCCAGGTTGAGCCCGAGCGCTCCCATCCGAGGACGCTCCGGGGCCCAGCACCCCCAGTCCGGTCAGCCGACCTCGACTCCCGCCCCCGGCCGCGCGTGCAGCACGCGCAGCACCCCCGGCGTCGCCGCCAGCGCCTGCTCGACCTGCGCCGCCGCCTCGCCCGGGCACACCGCCTTCACGTGCGGCCCCGCGTCCATCGTCGGCCACACCGGCACCCCGCGATCGCGCAGCTGCTTCACCGTCTGCAGCGCCGCGATGCTCGCCGGCTGGAAGTACATCGTCGACGGCGAGCTCGTGAACGCGAGCGCGTGCATCGTCGTGAAGCTCTGCTCGACCACCGGCCCGAGCCGCTCGTAGTCGCGCGCCGCGATCGCCTCGCGGATCACGCCGCACATCGCCGGCGCGCTCTCGACCCACGCGCGCCAGTACGGCGACGTCTCGCGCGAGTGCCCCATGCCCTCGCGCGACCCGACGTCCTTGCGACCCTCGGTGATCACCCCGACGACCACGCGCAGATCCCAGTGCGACGCGTCGTGGCGCGGGATCGCCGCGAGCGCGTCGTCCCCCGGCTCACCCGCGGGCAGCTCGACGAACCCGCCGTAGATCGATCGCGCCGCGCTCGCGCTCGCACGACGCGCCATCGCGCTCGCCTTCGCGTCGTCGCGCGTCAGGCCATACGCCGCGCGCGCCGCCGCCGCGAGCGCCGCGAACCCCGACGCGCTCGATGCGAGCCCCGACGCCGTCGGGAAATGATTGCGGCTCGTCACCCGCGCCTTCGCCGCGATGCCGCTCTCCGCGCGCACCCGATCGAGCATCGCCGTGACGCGCGCCGTCTCCTTCGGCAGCGCGACCTTCCCGTCGAGCTCGAACACGTCCGCGTCCAGCCGCTCGTCGAGCTCGACGCGCGTCTCGGTCCGCATCGGATCGAGCGTGATCGACAGGCTCGGCACCGCGGGCAGGTTCAGCCGGTCGTCGCTCTTGCCCCAGTACTTCGCGAGCGCGATGTTCGCGCGCGCGATCGCGTCCGCCTTGCCCGGTGCGCTCATCGCTCCTGATCTCCCGCTGCTTCTCCGCCGAGGAGCGCGACGAACGCGCGCTTGCCGCACTGCTCTTCGATCGCCGCGCGCACCTTCTCCGCGCCCGCGCGATCCTCGGTCACCGCGATCATGCAGCCGCCGCCGCCGCCGCCGGTGAGCTTCGCGCCGTACGCGCCCGATGCGCGCGCCACGCCGATCATCTCCTCGAGCGTCGCCGTCGAGATCAACATCCCCGCGAGCAGCGACTGGTTCATGTCGAAGAGCTGACCGAGCGCCTTCAGATCGCCCTGCTCCGCCGCGAGCCGCCCGTTGCGCACGATCGCCGCGATCGCGTCGAACTGCTTCTCCATGCGCTCGCGGTTCTTCTCGTGCTGGCGCGCGACCTCGCCGACGGTGATCTTCGTCGAGCACGCCTCGCCCGAGTCGCCGATCACCAGCGGGATCGCGCGGCGCGTGCGCACGCGCTCGATCGGCTCTCCGCGCACGTACCACGCGAGCCCGCCCGCGATCGACATCGCGTTGTCGACGCCGCTCGGGTTGCCGTGGAACACGCGCTCCCACGCCAGCGAGACCTCGAGGGCCGATGCATCGTCGCGCTCGACGCCGCGCAGCGCATCGATCGCGCGCAGCACCGCGACCCCGAGCGCCGCGCTCGATCCCAGCCCCGATCCGCCGGGCAGATCGACGCGCGCCTCGATGCGCACCGGGCGCTCCACGCGCGCCGCTTCGAGCATCACGCCGAACGCCTTCCCGAGCGAGCGCTCGTCGCTCGGGGTGACGGTCACGTCCCACGGCGTCACGTGGAGCGAGCTCTCGCCCTCCGCGTCCCACGCCCGAGCGCTCGCACCGCGCGGAAGACCCGCGGCGAGCGCGGGACGCCCGTACACGACCGAGTGCTCGCCCAGCAGGATGACCTTGCCGTGCGCCTCGCCGACGCCCATCGCGCTCATCGATCGCGGATCGCGAGCATGCCCGCGAGGTCGCGCAGCATCGTGCGACCGGGATCGAGCAGCGTGCCGCCCTCGAGCGCCGAGCACGCCTGATCGAGCAGACGCGCGAGCCGCTGCTCCACGTTCTTGCGCGCGCCGCTCTTCACGAACAGCTCGGTCGCCGCCGCGACGTCCGCGTCGGTCGCGTCCTTCTTGCCGAGCACGCGCGTGAGCGCGCCACGCTCGCTCGCGGGCACCAGCCGCTCGCACTCGAGCACCAGCGCGGTGCGCTTGCCCGCGCGCAGATCGTTGCCCGACGGCTTCCCGGTCTGGCGCGGATCGCCGAACGTGCCGAGCAGATCGTCGCGCACCTGGAACGCCTCGCCGAGCGGCGTGCCGAACGCCTCGAGCGCCTCGAGCTGCGCGTCGCTCGCGCCGCCGATCAGCGCGCCCATGCGCAGCGGGCCGGCGACCGTGTAGCTGCCCGTCTTGAGCTGCTGCATGCGCGAGACGTCGGTGCTCGCGAGCAGGTCGAGGCTCTGGCCCATCACGACCTCGACCTGCATGCGCACGAACGCGTCGTGCAGCTCGACCGGTCGCGCCGCGTGCGGCACCGAGCCGAGGAAGAGGCGCTGCGCGTATGCCGAGCCGAGATCGCCCGCGAGGATCGCGAGGCTCGCGCCGAGGTGCGCGTCGCCGAGCTTCGCGCCGAGCGCCGCGTGCACCGAAGGGCCGCCGCGACGCTGATCGTCGCCGTCCATCCAGTCGTCGTGGATCAGCAGATAGCTCTGCAGCACCTCGAGCGCCGCGCCCGCGTCGACGGTGAGGCGCCAGTCACGCTCGGGCTCGACCGCGCGGAACGCCGCGACCAGCACCGCGGGGCGCAGGCGCTTTCCGCCGCGCATCGTGAGCGCCGCGATCGCCTCGACCAGCTCCAGCGCCTCCGACGCCAGCCCGCTGGCCGCTCGTCGCTCGTCGTCGAAGAAGCGCGCGAGGCGCGCGTCCACCTCTCGCCGGACTTCGTCCATGAACGCGCTGGACGATGCTCCGTTGGCCTCTTGCGGCATGGCGCGCGAGCGTGGGCTCGTGCGCGAGGTCCGTCAAGCGTGGGAGCAGGATCGAGCGTGTGCCTGCTCGCGCGAGAAATGATGGGTTCTGCAAACAATCCGCGCGGGCCGATCGCGCGGGTTACGCTGCGGGCCGCATGAGCTCCGAGATCAGTCGCAGGAAGGACGAGCACATCGCGCTCGCATCGAGCGATGCGGTCGCGTTCCGAGAGCGCACGACGCTGCTCGAGCAGGTCACGCTGATCCACGAGTCGCTCCCCGAGCTCGCGCTCGAGGAGATCGATCTCGCGACCGAGCTGCTCGGCAAGACGCTGCGCGCGCCGATCGTGATCGCGTCGATGACCGGCGGCACCGAGCGCGCGGGATCGATCAACCGCGAGCTCGCCGCGATCGCCGAGTCGCGCGGCTACGCGATCGGCCTCGGATCGCAGCGCGCGATGATGCGCGATCCGAGCATGGCGCCGACGTACCGGGTGCGCGACGTCGCGCCGAACGCGCTGCTGCTGGGCAACCTCGGCGTGGTGCAGGCGCGCGACCTCGCGACGGCCGACATCGTGCGGTTGATCGAGGACGTCGGCGCGGACGCGCTCTGCGTGCACATGAACCCCGCGCAGGAGGTCGTGCAGCCAGGTGGCGATCGCGATTTCCGCGGAGGGCTCGAGACGTTCGCGAGGCTCGCAGGTGAGCTGAAGATCCCCGTCGTCGCGAAGGAGACCGGCTGCGGCGTGAGCGCGCGCGTTGCGACGAAGCTGCGCGACGTCGGCGTGAAGACGGTCGACGTGAGCGGCGCGGGCGGGACGTCGTGGGTCGCGGTCGAGACGCTGCGCGCGCAGGGCGCGGCGAAGGCGCTCGGCGAGAGCTTCTGGGACTGGGGGATCCCGACGGCGGTGAGCGTCGCGTGGGTGGCGCGCTCGGGGCTCGCGCCGATCGCGACCGGCGGGATCAAGAGCGGGCTCGACGTCGCACGCGCGATCGCGCTCGGGGCGCGCGCCGCGGGCATCGCGCGGCCGGTGCTGCAGGCGCTGCAGGCGGGTGGTCGCGCGGGCGCCGAGGCGTTCCTCGATCGTGTCGAGGCCGAGCTGCGCACCGCGATGTTGCTCTGCGGCGCGGGCACGCTCGACGAGCTGCGGAACGCGCCCCGCGTGATCGGTCCCGAGCTCGCGAGCTGGCTCGGCACGATGTAGCGCGGCACGCGGGTTGCGCTCTGGCCCGCATGCTCTTGGGAATTCCGGGGATTTTCGCGGTTCGAGGTGCTCGTGCGCTGAACGCTCGGCGTGCCGTGATCGCGCAGTGGTGCTGCCTCGTGATCGCACTCGCAGGATGCGCGGACGATCCCGACGCGAGCACCGACGATGCAGGCGCGACCACGACGCGCGATGCGTGGGTCGCGGACGACGTCGACGCGCAGACGATCGACGAGGACGCCGGCGCGGTCGAGAGCGACTCGGGCGCGACGGAGGAAGACGCCTCGATGCCCGAGCCCGACGCGGGGCCGCCGCCGCCGATCTGTCCCGCGGTGGACTGCGCGGGCGTGAGCGGTACGACGACCGCGGGCCGCCTCGTCGCGCTCGACGAGTGCGGCTTCGGCCTGCGCCTCGAGCGTCCGCTCGCGGAAGGCGAAGCGCTCGCCGACGCGCTCCTCACGCGGCTCGGCGCGGCGCGCCGTCGCGATCTCGCGCACGTGCTCGGGAACCTCAACCGCCAAGGTCGCGCAGGGCTCAGCAGCGCGACGTCGTCGCGCCTCAGCGGCCTCGGCGCGCGCGGATTCCGCTGGGAGACCGGCGACGAGAACGTCGACTACTGGTACCCGCAGGGCATCACCGGCAGCCACGACGCGGGCCTCACGGGGCGCACGCTGCTGCTCGTGAGCTGGTACCACAAGACCGACGCGCGACCGACGAAAGGCGCGCGGCTCAGCCTCGTCGACATCAGCGATCTCTCGCGCCCGCGGTATCGACACCTCTTGCTCGTCGATCCCGTGATGACCGCGAGCGGCGCGAATTTCGAGCCCGCCGAGTACGACGGTGGAGGCGCGCTGCACGCCGGCGGCATCACGTGGATCGGCGACCGCATCTACGTCGCGGACACGTCGCGCGGGCTGCGCGTCTACGATCTCTCGCGGATGTTCGCGCCGACGAACACCGACGACAACGAGCGCATCGGCATCTCGGGCACGCGCAGCGACGCGCACGGATACGCGTACGCGGTGCCGCGCGTCGCGCGCTACGTCCGCGCGGGGAGCACGTGCAGCGCGCGCTTCTCGTTCGTCGCGCGCGGCGACGTCGGCGGCACGCCCGCGCTGATCACCGGCGAGTACGACGCCGACACCGTGAACGGTCGCGTGATCGCGTGGCCGCTCGATCGCGCGCGTGCGCTGCTCGACGACGAAGGCAGCGGCACCGCGTACTCGCTCGCCGCCGCGATCGCGGGTCGCACGCGGGTGCAGGGCGCGCTTCGCACCGGCGACGTCTGGTACCTCTCGAGCTCGAGCCAGGACGGCTCCGACGGTCGCCTCTACATCGCGCGCGAAGGGCGCACGAGCACGAGCGTGAACTGGATCCGCGGCGCCGAGGATCTCTACCTCGACGCGAGCGATCGGCTGTGGACCGCGGGCGAGCACCCGGGCCAGCGCGACGTGGTGTCCATCCCGCGCCCGCGATGAGCGCGCGTGAGGAAACTCGGCGGCGCGCGCAGATCCACGCGCCAACATCGCGGCCCATGAAGCGAACCATCCTCGCGCTCCTCGCCGTCATCGCGCTCGCTGCGTGCGGCGGGTCGAGCTCCTCCACCGAGACCGCGTCGGCCGAGCCGTCGCACCACGACGAGACGACGACCGCGGGCGCCGAGCAGACCGCGCTCG includes:
- the mvaD gene encoding diphosphomevalonate decarboxylase, producing MSAPGKADAIARANIALAKYWGKSDDRLNLPAVPSLSITLDPMRTETRVELDERLDADVFELDGKVALPKETARVTAMLDRVRAESGIAAKARVTSRNHFPTASGLASSASGFAALAAAARAAYGLTRDDAKASAMARRASASAARSIYGGFVELPAGEPGDDALAAIPRHDASHWDLRVVVGVITEGRKDVGSREGMGHSRETSPYWRAWVESAPAMCGVIREAIAARDYERLGPVVEQSFTTMHALAFTSSPSTMYFQPASIAALQTVKQLRDRGVPVWPTMDAGPHVKAVCPGEAAAQVEQALAATPGVLRVLHARPGAGVEVG
- the mvk gene encoding mevalonate kinase gives rise to the protein MSAMGVGEAHGKVILLGEHSVVYGRPALAAGLPRGASARAWDAEGESSLHVTPWDVTVTPSDERSLGKAFGVMLEAARVERPVRIEARVDLPGGSGLGSSAALGVAVLRAIDALRGVERDDASALEVSLAWERVFHGNPSGVDNAMSIAGGLAWYVRGEPIERVRTRRAIPLVIGDSGEACSTKITVGEVARQHEKNRERMEKQFDAIAAIVRNGRLAAEQGDLKALGQLFDMNQSLLAGMLISTATLEEMIGVARASGAYGAKLTGGGGGGCMIAVTEDRAGAEKVRAAIEEQCGKRAFVALLGGEAAGDQER
- a CDS encoding polyprenyl synthetase family protein; protein product: MDEVRREVDARLARFFDDERRAASGLASEALELVEAIAALTMRGGKRLRPAVLVAAFRAVEPERDWRLTVDAGAALEVLQSYLLIHDDWMDGDDQRRGGPSVHAALGAKLGDAHLGASLAILAGDLGSAYAQRLFLGSVPHAARPVELHDAFVRMQVEVVMGQSLDLLASTDVSRMQQLKTGSYTVAGPLRMGALIGGASDAQLEALEAFGTPLGEAFQVRDDLLGTFGDPRQTGKPSGNDLRAGKRTALVLECERLVPASERGALTRVLGKKDATDADVAAATELFVKSGARKNVEQRLARLLDQACSALEGGTLLDPGRTMLRDLAGMLAIRDR
- the fni gene encoding type 2 isopentenyl-diphosphate Delta-isomerase, whose amino-acid sequence is MSSEISRRKDEHIALASSDAVAFRERTTLLEQVTLIHESLPELALEEIDLATELLGKTLRAPIVIASMTGGTERAGSINRELAAIAESRGYAIGLGSQRAMMRDPSMAPTYRVRDVAPNALLLGNLGVVQARDLATADIVRLIEDVGADALCVHMNPAQEVVQPGGDRDFRGGLETFARLAGELKIPVVAKETGCGVSARVATKLRDVGVKTVDVSGAGGTSWVAVETLRAQGAAKALGESFWDWGIPTAVSVAWVARSGLAPIATGGIKSGLDVARAIALGARAAGIARPVLQALQAGGRAGAEAFLDRVEAELRTAMLLCGAGTLDELRNAPRVIGPELASWLGTM